A portion of the Lolium rigidum isolate FL_2022 chromosome 1, APGP_CSIRO_Lrig_0.1, whole genome shotgun sequence genome contains these proteins:
- the LOC124683044 gene encoding germin-like protein 8-11, protein MATSCSFLVLAALLALVPWQAIASDPSPLQDFCVVDKKSPVFVNGFVCKNPKDVNADDFFKEANLDKPRVTNKVGSNVTLINVMQIAGLNTLGISLARIDYAPLGQNPPHTHPRATEILTVLEGTLYVGFVTSNPENNFLSKVLNKGDVFVFPVGLIHFQFNPNPHKPAVAIAALSSQNPGAITIANAVFGSKPPISDDVLAKAFQVEKKTIDWLQAQFWENNHY, encoded by the exons ATGGCCACCTCTTGTTCCTTCCTTGTCCTCGCCGCTCTTCTCGCATTGGTCCCATGGCAGGCCATAGCCTCCGATCCTAGCCCACTCCAAGACTTTTGTGTCGTCGACAAGAAGTCTCCAG TGTTTGTCAATGGGTTTGTTTGCAAGAACCCGAAGGATGTCAACGCAGATGACTTCTTCAAGGAAGCCAACCTTGACAAGCCTAGGGTGACCAACAAGGTTGGATCCAACGTCACCTTGATCAATGTCATGCAGATTGCTGGCCTCAACACCTTGGGCATCTCACTAGCACGCATAGACTATGCACCCTTAGGCCAGAACCCACCACACACGCACCCTCGTGCCACCGAGATCCTCACAGTCCTTGAGGGTACATTGTATGTCGGCTTCGTCACATCCAATCCAGAGAACAACTTCCTCTCCAAGGTGCTTAACAAAGGAGATGTGTTTGTGTTCCCAGTGGGGCTCATCCACTTTCAGTTCAACCCCAACCCTCACAAGCCAGCTGTTGCAATTGCTGCCCTGAGTAGCCAGAACCCAGGAGCTATCACCATTGCCAATGCGGTGTTTGGTTCAAAGCCACCAATCTCAGATGATGTTCTTGCCAAGGCATTTCAGGTGGAGAAGAAGACGATTGACTGGCTTCAGGCTCAGTTCTGGGAGAACAACCACTACTAA